A single Candidatus Thalassolituus haligoni DNA region contains:
- a CDS encoding PhoH family protein, giving the protein MTDTPSTPASVAEISVQTLELQPENASRLANLSGNLDSHIRQIADHYQLVIYNRGGQFRLEGDREAGARAARLIDRLYSETANGTPITPDLIHLLLSEDKINQQDESDSSEQQPQPDPQHGSLIIKTPQAHVKVRGKHQREYIDQIRRYDISFGIGPAGTGKTFLAVAAAVEALLKDDVRRILLVRPAVEAGEKLGFLPGDLAQKIDPYLRPLYDALYEMLGFEYVGKLMERNVIEVAPLAYMRGRTLSHSFVILDESQNTTKEQMKMFLTRIGFGSRAVITGDITQTDLPRGVLSGLRHGLEVLDGVEGIGITRFDNRDVVRHPLVQRIVDAYDRHDEKEEQAREASRQERQQATIS; this is encoded by the coding sequence TTGACCGATACGCCCAGCACCCCAGCGTCAGTTGCTGAAATATCCGTCCAGACTCTGGAGCTGCAACCGGAAAATGCCTCCCGGCTCGCCAACCTCAGTGGCAATCTGGACAGCCATATCCGCCAGATTGCAGATCACTACCAGTTGGTCATTTATAATCGTGGCGGCCAGTTTCGCCTCGAAGGCGACCGCGAAGCCGGTGCCCGTGCCGCCCGGCTGATTGACCGGCTCTACAGTGAGACCGCCAATGGCACGCCGATCACGCCGGATCTGATCCATTTACTGCTATCAGAAGACAAGATTAACCAACAGGATGAATCGGATAGCTCGGAACAACAGCCTCAGCCAGATCCCCAGCACGGCTCGCTGATCATCAAAACGCCCCAGGCCCATGTCAAGGTACGAGGCAAGCATCAGCGCGAATACATTGACCAGATACGACGCTACGACATCAGCTTCGGTATTGGCCCTGCCGGTACCGGCAAAACCTTCCTGGCGGTCGCTGCAGCGGTAGAAGCGCTATTGAAAGATGATGTCAGACGTATTTTGCTGGTGCGCCCAGCGGTAGAAGCCGGTGAAAAACTGGGCTTTCTGCCTGGCGACCTGGCACAGAAAATTGATCCCTACCTGCGTCCACTCTACGATGCCCTCTACGAAATGCTCGGTTTTGAATACGTCGGCAAGTTGATGGAACGTAATGTCATTGAAGTAGCACCACTGGCCTACATGCGTGGGCGCACCCTCAGCCATTCTTTTGTGATTCTGGATGAAAGCCAGAACACCACCAAAGAACAGATGAAAATGTTTCTGACCCGGATTGGCTTTGGCTCCAGAGCGGTGATTACTGGTGACATCACCCAGACTGACCTGCCACGTGGTGTACTGTCCGGTTTGCGTCATGGCCTGGAAGTACTCGACGGCGTTGAAGGCATCGGTATCACCCGTTTCGATAATCGTGACGTTGTCCGACACCCTTTGGTACAGCGCATTGTTGATGCCTACGATCGTCATGACGAAAAAGAAGAACAGGCCAGAGAAGCCAGTCGCCAGGAACGGCAACAGGCAACCATTTCATGA
- the lnt gene encoding apolipoprotein N-acyltransferase, whose translation MIPTTPTGMMIKSERWMTPLLLLAAGAIAPLALAPLYWWPLGLVSLILFAHLLWQPTSCRQAFERSWWYAFGQFGSGVSWVYVSMHDFGGTSVPLAILLAALFAAVLALVPAICFSLYALFRRHGQPVIPWLMLPAFWFISEWLRSWIFTGFPWLFAGDAHLFSWLSGWAPVIGSYGISVILMLTATGLIQALRTTQLRYLWVVLLWPAGYLLQQQQWTTPVGELTVSSVQGNIDQNLKWKPEMVSPTINLYFKETSKLWDSDLIVWPETAITLVYDRFLPYLDELNHTAQQHDAGLITGIAYRYPQNHPQAGEYHNSIVATGMADGLYHKQQLVPFGEFIPFESQLRGLIPFFDLEMSSFLHGAPDQDLIRLEAHQQLYLIAPYICYEIAYPQLVSRMARQANLLVTVSNDAWFGDSLGPKQHMGLAQMRALETGRYLLRSTNTGITALVNNHGQIVKQLPTGIRGSLTAKAEVRSGDTPYMRWGLLPLYFLCLVTLLFATALVIATRPTTATSER comes from the coding sequence GTGATTCCAACCACCCCTACCGGGATGATGATCAAATCCGAGCGCTGGATGACACCGCTGTTATTACTGGCAGCCGGAGCCATAGCTCCCTTGGCATTGGCACCGCTTTACTGGTGGCCACTAGGGCTGGTCAGCCTGATCCTGTTTGCTCACCTGCTGTGGCAACCCACTTCGTGCCGCCAGGCATTTGAACGCAGCTGGTGGTACGCCTTTGGTCAATTTGGCAGTGGTGTTTCCTGGGTTTATGTCAGCATGCATGACTTTGGCGGCACATCCGTCCCCCTGGCCATACTATTGGCAGCGTTGTTTGCCGCAGTGCTGGCACTGGTTCCCGCCATCTGCTTTAGCCTCTACGCCCTGTTCAGACGTCATGGCCAACCAGTTATTCCCTGGCTAATGCTACCCGCCTTCTGGTTTATCAGCGAATGGTTACGCAGCTGGATATTTACCGGCTTCCCGTGGTTATTTGCGGGTGACGCACACCTGTTCAGTTGGCTATCCGGCTGGGCTCCCGTCATTGGCAGTTATGGTATCTCGGTTATTCTGATGCTGACCGCCACCGGTCTGATTCAGGCTCTGCGGACAACCCAGTTAAGATACCTCTGGGTCGTACTGCTTTGGCCTGCAGGATACCTGTTACAACAACAGCAATGGACAACGCCAGTGGGTGAACTGACGGTCAGCAGCGTACAGGGAAACATTGATCAGAATCTGAAATGGAAGCCGGAAATGGTCAGCCCAACCATCAACCTGTATTTCAAGGAAACCTCAAAACTCTGGGACAGCGACCTGATTGTCTGGCCGGAGACAGCGATCACCTTGGTCTATGATCGTTTTTTACCTTACCTGGACGAACTTAATCACACAGCGCAACAACATGATGCTGGCCTGATAACCGGTATCGCTTACCGCTATCCACAAAATCACCCGCAGGCCGGGGAATATCACAACAGCATTGTTGCGACGGGTATGGCTGACGGTCTGTATCACAAACAACAACTGGTTCCTTTTGGTGAATTTATTCCTTTTGAAAGCCAGCTACGCGGCCTGATTCCATTTTTTGATCTGGAAATGTCGAGCTTCTTGCATGGTGCACCCGATCAGGATCTGATCCGTCTCGAAGCGCATCAACAGCTTTATTTGATTGCCCCTTATATTTGCTACGAAATAGCCTATCCACAACTCGTCAGCCGCATGGCCAGGCAAGCTAACCTGTTGGTCACGGTCAGCAATGATGCCTGGTTTGGCGACTCTCTGGGGCCAAAACAGCACATGGGCCTGGCGCAAATGCGGGCGTTGGAAACCGGGCGTTACCTGCTGCGTTCGACCAATACCGGTATTACAGCACTAGTAAACAACCATGGTCAGATCGTGAAGCAACTACCGACCGGCATTCGCGGCAGCCTGACGGCCAAGG
- the ybeY gene encoding rRNA maturation RNase YbeY: MTLALLDLQIAEEIDPQAESLPTEEQFLQWVTAAVAERSPYDEPELTIRLCAEAESQQLNSEYRGKDSPTNVLSFPFEAPPQVPIPLLGDLVICVQIVTREAREQGKSVNAHWAHMVIHGCLHLLGYDHINDDEAEEMEELERRLLARLGFPDPYQDEAP, translated from the coding sequence ATGACGCTAGCGCTGCTTGACTTACAAATTGCCGAAGAAATTGATCCGCAAGCAGAAAGCTTGCCCACGGAAGAGCAGTTTCTGCAGTGGGTAACCGCCGCAGTGGCGGAACGCTCACCCTATGACGAACCGGAACTGACCATTCGTCTTTGCGCTGAAGCAGAAAGCCAACAATTAAACAGCGAATACCGTGGCAAGGATTCGCCGACCAATGTCTTGTCATTTCCTTTTGAAGCCCCACCGCAAGTCCCTATCCCTTTGCTGGGCGACCTGGTTATCTGTGTACAGATTGTGACAAGGGAAGCTCGCGAACAAGGTAAATCAGTAAATGCCCACTGGGCTCATATGGTCATTCACGGCTGCTTGCATTTGCTGGGATACGACCATATAAATGACGACGAAGCGGAAGAGATGGAAGAACTGGAGCGACGCCTGCTGGCGCGGCTCGGCTTCCCAGACCCTTATCAAGACGAGGCCCCATGA
- a CDS encoding HlyC/CorC family transporter → MSDDPRSWLEKLTDLFSDDPQSRQDIKVIVREAAERSIVDNDTLNILEGALQVSEMQVRDIMIPRAQMVSIQINESLKGCIPRIIESAHSRFPVLGEGQNEILGIMLAKDLLPLLLTDHHDNFRLKDILRPTTFVPESKRLNVLLREFRATRNHMAVVVDEFGSVAGLVTIEDVLEQIVGDIEDEHDFDEEESLIKEVENQIFMVKALTPVEDFNEHFEASFSDDDFDTIGGIVIHHFGRVPECNESISIENWRFKVVNGTSRQINLLEVTPV, encoded by the coding sequence ATGAGCGACGACCCCCGAAGTTGGCTGGAAAAGCTGACTGATCTGTTTTCTGACGATCCACAAAGTCGCCAGGACATCAAAGTGATTGTACGAGAAGCTGCCGAACGCAGCATCGTCGACAACGACACCCTGAATATTCTTGAAGGTGCCCTGCAGGTTTCCGAGATGCAGGTTCGGGATATCATGATTCCGCGCGCCCAAATGGTCTCCATTCAAATCAACGAGTCGCTCAAGGGATGCATTCCACGCATTATCGAATCGGCTCACTCCCGCTTCCCCGTGCTGGGTGAAGGGCAAAATGAAATCCTGGGTATCATGCTGGCCAAGGATCTGTTGCCATTGTTGCTTACCGATCACCACGACAATTTCCGCCTCAAGGATATTTTACGCCCAACCACTTTTGTACCGGAAAGCAAGCGCCTGAATGTTCTGCTACGGGAATTCCGGGCCACCCGGAATCATATGGCGGTTGTGGTCGATGAATTTGGCAGTGTCGCCGGACTGGTCACTATTGAAGATGTACTGGAACAGATTGTCGGCGATATTGAAGATGAGCATGATTTTGATGAAGAAGAGAGCCTGATCAAGGAAGTCGAAAATCAGATTTTTATGGTCAAGGCACTCACTCCGGTCGAAGACTTTAACGAGCATTTTGAAGCCAGCTTCAGCGATGACGATTTTGATACCATCGGTGGTATCGTCATCCATCATTTTGGTCGGGTGCCAGAATGTAATGAAAGCATCAGTATCGAAAACTGGCGCTTCAAGGTCGTCAACGGCACCAGCCGCCAGATCAATTTACTTGAGGTCACCCCTGTGTGA